GTTGCTGTGCTGACCTTCAGTGGCGGTCAGTTTCCGTTGATTTCCATCGTGCTCGCGACCTCTTTCACGTTTTATGGCGTGATCCGCAAGAAGACCGAAGTGGGTGCGATGCCGGGCCTGTTTATTGAAACAACCCTGCTGTTGCCGCTGGCGCTGGGCTACGTAATCTATCTCGCCACTGCCGGTACGGCGGTGTTTGCGAACAGCGGTGTTGGTGATTCTTGGTTGCTGGTCCTTGCGGGTCCGCTCACCGTCCTGCCGTTGCTGTGCTTTGCTCTGGCAGCACGGCGACTGACGTTGTCCACCGTTGGCTTCATGCAGTTTTTGGCGCCGACGCTGCAGTTTATTGTCGGCGTTGCTTACGGCGAACGGTTAAGTACGGCACACCTCATCTGTTTTGCGTTTATCTGGTCTGCCGTACTGCTGTTCAGTCTGGATGCATGGCGCAGCAGCCGGGTGCGCGTACCCGTCGCGCAACCGGGGTAAGTGGCTGGGCGCCTCATTGGCAAGCTCGCGCACGGCAGTCAGCACAGGTGGGGCATGTTGGTCAATCGCGCATGATGACGTATGCGAGGTACAGCCCGTACAGGGCAACGAACAGAATGCCGTGAGGACGCTGGATGGTGCGCTGCCGGCCGGTCACCAGCGCGACTATGAGCATGACGCTGGCGCCGGTTACCAGCAGTAAATCGGCATTGTTGACGACCTCGAAGGGCAGTTCGACGATAGCCGAGGTGAACCCCAGAATCCAAAGCAGATTGAAGATATTGGAGCCGACGACGTTGCCAACGGCTATATCGGTTTCTCCACGGCGCGCGGCTACAGCCGACGCGACCAGCTCCGGTGCCGAGGTGCCGACAGCGACGACTGTCAGGCCTATCAGTGCATCGTCAACTTCCAGCAATTTCGCAATGCCCAATGCGCCATCTACGACCCACTGGCCGCCGATGTACAGGCCGACTACGCCCAGCAGGATATAGACGGTGGCGCGCGTCATGCTGAGCTCTGCGCGAATCTCGGTTGCGAAACTGTTGGGTGATCGACTCATCTTGTAGACGTAGAGCAGGAATAACGCAAAGAACAGCAGGAGGATGCCACCGTCGTAACGACTGATTGTCAACGCCGGGTTGTCAGTGAACAGCGCTGCATTGGCCAGAAAGCCGACGAGCAAGGCGGCGGTCACGGAGAACGGTATTTCCGATACCACCGTCGAGTCCTTGACCGGCAAAGGCCGGATGATCGCTGCGACGCCGAGCACGAGGAGGACATTGGCAATGTTACTGCCGATGACATTGCCTATTGCGAGATCCGGATTGTGCCGCAAACCCGAAATAAGGGTGACGAGAAGCTCCGGCATCGAGGTGCCGAATGAGACGATTGTCAGGCCGACTACCAATGACGAGATACCGTAACGGGTAGCCAGATCGGATGCCCCTTGTACCAGCCAGTCGGCACTCTTGACGAGTAGCAGCAAGCCAGCAATTAACGTGACGATGTCGAGCAACGGTTAGCTCCTGAAATGTTCTGTTGAGTGGCGGATCATACTCGAGCGCATCAAACCCGACAGACGTTTTCCACGACGGGCTGCATAAGGCCGGTCTGCGTTTCGCAGTCCTTACTACCTCGGGACGGCATAACTCTTAATTCACTTTCAGCTCGATTCAACGGGCGCGATCCATCATCAGCCACCGCGACGGTCACCATCAATATTGGAGTCAGAAAGGGGCGAGCAGAGTCGTTGCTGGATTAGCCGCTGATCATTCGGCGGCGGCACTTGTCATCCGCTCGCGACCGAACTTCTCGCCGAAGAAGTCGCCGGGCAGCCAGGCAGGTTCGGCCGGGTCGTTGGCCACGGCAAGCCCAATGCGGACGTTGGCCCTGGCGAAACGCAAGACAGAGGGCCAGTCGAACGGCCGGCTCATGTCGTCACTCGGTTGGTGGTAGTGCGTAGCCAGATGATTGCGGAAGGCTTTTTCTCCGTCGATGTCTTTATCCGTCGACGTAAAGCCGGGTATCAGGTAGACCGACGGCACGCCCTGGCGGACGAACGAGTATTGATCACTGCGTATGAAGATGACTTCTTCAGGGATCGGGTCCGGGGTCAGCGCGAAGTTCTCAGCGGCAATGGCTGTGTCGATGGTTGCGCCCAGCGTCGTGTGTTCTGCGCCGAACGCAATAATGTCGGCAACCGGGTACAGAAACAGCGGCATGTCCAGGTTCACGTTGGCGGTCAGTGCGGAATGCGGCACGGTCGGGTAGTGCGCAAAGTAGTCGGAGCCCAGCAGTCCGCGTTCCTCGCCAGTCAGGGCGATAAACATGATGGAACGCTTTGGCGGCTGCTCCATGGCCGCGAATGCTCGTGCGGCCTCGATCATCAGCGATACACCCATCGCATTGTCGTAGGCGCCATTGTAGATGTCGTCGCCATCGACGGCCGCACCAGTGCCAACGTGGTCGAGGTGGGCGCTGTACACCACGTACTGGTTTTTGAGCTCAGGGTCGCTGCCGGGCAAGAGGCCGATCACGTTCGGGCTGGTGGTGTGTTCATGATTGGTCTTGCGGGACAGAGACACTTCCACGCCCAGTGCCGTTGATCGCGATTGCCCTTGTTCGGCGGCATCCAGCGCTTGTTCGAAACTGATAGGCGTGCTGTCAAAGAGGGCGGTCGCCGCATCTACGCTGAGCGTGGCGGCCCCCAGTAGCTCGGGATTGAAGTCGGCCGCTTCACCCGACAGGTTGACCCAGGCCATGCCCGGGCGTCGGCCGGCATTCATTTTCAGCCGTTCCCACGGGTACTGCTTCTGGCTTAGACGCGTCTGTAAACTGATCGAGCCGATAGCGCCGCGCCTGACCATTTCCCGGGCTTTGGTGCGGCTGGATGAGTAGTAAGCCCGTTCGTTGTGGCCGAATGTAGCGGGCGCACCGCTAAACACCGCAATGATCTTGCCCTCGACATCGACACCATCGTAATCGGAATAGCCGATTTCGGGCGCATGAATGCCGTAGCCTACGTACACCACTTCGCCACGTACAAAAGTCTCATCCCGTACTTTGTCACCGGCCATCAGAAAGTCTTCTTTCCATTTGAGGCCGGAGTCGCCACTGTCCTGATGCAAGGTAACCGAGGCGCTTTCCACGTCGATGCGGTTTGTCAGCAGCGGGACTTCCTGAAACCAGGTATTGTCTTCGCCACCTGGCGTAAGCCCCAGCGTTTCGAACTCCTGGGCCACGTAGTCGGCTGCGGTGAGGTATTCGTCCGTTCCGGTCATTCGTCCCCGCAAGGCGTCGGCAGCGAGAAACTCGACGTGCGCCTGCAGCGCGTCTGTCGTGATAGCGTTGAGTCCTGCGTCGGCGTTGGCGGGTGCCGCGGCTTGTTCGTTGTCTGGTGTACAGGCGCTGATCAGGCAGAAGGCTAGCAGCGACGACCATCGTATTAGCGTGCTCATTGGGCTACCCGTGAAGAAAATGTAGCGCCAGATGCTAGCATTTTTGCCCTGTATGGTAAGTATTCGAAAGGAATTTACCGGGTGAGCCGGGTCGGTGATAACGTGCGTAGTGCGGCCGTAGCCGCGCAAATTCAGGAGTCAATCGTTGAAAGCAGGAATCATCACGGCATTGGTACTGACCGGCGTCTTGATTTTCGCTGCCGGTATCAGCATGGGAGCGTCGCTGGGCGATCTGTTGGACCCGGTAAAAGTAGCGCCGCATATATACCGGGTGAAACTGGACAACAGCCGCGTGCGGGTTCTTGAAGCCACCGTGCGTAATGGTGAACTGCCGCCACTCCATCAACACCCGGACAGGTTGACGGTATTTCTGAATTCCTGCGCATGGCTGGAAACTACCGGTAGTGGCGAACGCCGGATGCAGTCGTACACGACCGGCGATGTCGTCTGGGAAGCCGGTATGATGCACGGCGGCGAGCCGGCCAACGTTGTCCACGATTGCCGGCAACTGGAAATCGAACTCAAGAATCAGAGCGGGGGAGCGGAATGAAAAAGGCGTTCACATTGCAATACTCACTGGAAACACTGTGCGTGCTACTGGCGCTGCTCAGCGGCATCGCCGTCTTGCATCAGTTCATTATCGGCAAGCACTTCATTATTCCCACCGTCATTCTCATCGTGCCGATCATTACCGGCAATATTGCACGCTTCGGCTACCGAGACTATCGCTGGGCGAAACACCTCGCGTTCTGGATTGGTGTGTTACTGACGGCACATTGGTTTTTCGCACTGTTTTATGCGCAAACGCTGCGGGCGATGTTGGGCGCCGCGTTTGAACCGGTCGCAGGTACAATTACGTTATTACTGGCGTATCTGACCGTCCAGTATTTCCGTCGAAACGATTTGTCAGTCTGAGCCGGAGCCCGATATGAGTATTTCTGTATACGACCAGACGATCGGCGTCATGTCCCGAATGCTATTGAATCTCGACGCGATCATCGGCAAAGCGGAAGCGTATGCCGAGCAAGACAAGATTGATCCGAACGTCTTGCTGCAGGCAAGACTGTATCCGACCATGTTGAATCTAATCGCGCAGGTCAGAATCGCGACCGATATCGGCAAGGGCGCAGCGGCCCGCTTGTCGGGCAGCGAAGTGCCTGTGTGGGAAGACAAGGAAGTCACCTTTGCAGATCTGCATGCCCGCATTGGGCAAGCACTGGACTATTTCGCCGGTTTCAAGCCGGAGCAATTTGATGGCGCGGAGGAACGCGCAATCAGCTTGAAAATCGGTGGACAGGCTCTCGAGTTTACCGGTCAGTCGTACGTCCTTGGTTTCGTCTTGCCTAACTTCTATTTTCACGTTACGACGGCCTACAACATCCTGCGACACAATGGCCTCGATATTGGCAAGCGTGACTTTCTTGGAGCACGCTGAACGAACGGAGCAACATCAATGGTCGTCTTGCATCACCTGGAGAATTCCCGCTCGCAACGCATCCTGTGGTTGCTTGAAGAACTGCGCGCAGCCTACGAGCTGAAAACGTATCGCCGTGATCCGGAGACATCACTCGCGCCGCCTGAGTTGCTGGCCATCCATCCACTGGGAAAAGCACCGGTGATTACCCATGAGGATCAGGCAATAGCGGAGTCCGGGGCGATCATTGAATACCTGCTTGATCAGTTTGATAGTGCGGGCATCCTGCAACCGGCGAGATCAACGGCGGCGTATCAGCAGTACCGTTACTGGATGCATTTCGCGGAAGGCAGCTTTATGCCACTGATGGTGATGTCACTGATCTTCAAGCGGCTGGAGAATGCCAGGATGCCGTTCTTCGCGAAACCCATCGCCAGGAAATTGGTCGGAAAAGTTCGTCAGGCCTACCTGCAGCCAAACACCAAACGGGCACTGGATTTCATGGAGTCGACATTGGCCGCGAATGAATGGTTTGGCGGCAGGGAGTTTTCGGCCGCTGATATTCAAATGAGTTTTCCCGTAGAAGCCGCGGCAGTTCGCGCCGGACTTGATGACTATCCTGCATTGCAGGGCTTTCTGGATCGGATACACGCGCGTCCGGCATACCGACGGGCACTGGAACGGGGCGGCGAGTTGACGCTGATGCGCTAGCTTCAGGTCGTTGCACAGGAGTTGCTATGAAGCTCAAACACACAATCACGTTATTGGTATGGCTGTTGTTCAGTGTGTCCGCCAACGCTGAACCGGAAGCGCCACAAAAAGCAATCCTGGTGACAGGTGCCAGTTCCGGTATTGGTTTGAACATTACCAGGCGGCTGGCCGCCGACGGCTATTTTGTCTACGCCGGCGCGCGCAAGGATCAGGACCTGGCCGACTTGAACGAGATGCACAACGTTCAGGCGGTGCGGCTGGATGTGACTTACCCGGAACATATCGACGCGGCGGTTGCGAGTATCAGCGATGCGGGGCGTGGCCTGTACGGCGTGGTCAATAACGCCGGTGTCGCCGTGATGGGGCCGCTGATCGAGACCGACGTAGAGGAACTGGAATGGGTGTTTGACGTAAACGTCTACGGCCCGTATCGGGTCACCAAAGCTTTCGCGCCATTGTTGCTTGAATCCGGCGGCCGGGTGGTCAATATCACGTCCATTTCAGGCATTCTCAGCGGCGCATTTCTTGGTCACTACAGCATGAGCAAGCACGCACTCGAGGCTTACACCGACGCGTTGGCGAATGAAATGCAGCCGTTGGGAGTCAGTGTCAGCGCCATAGAACCCGGTAACTACAATTCCAATATTGGTGAGACTATTCGCAACCGGCTGGAAGATGGCAAGTTTGACCTCGAGGCATCCTTATTCAAGGATCGCCTGCAGTTCCTGAACGGGGCTGTGAATGACCGGTCCCGGTACCGGGAACCGGATGCGGTATCGGCTGCGGTAGCGCACGCATTGTTTGCTACGCACCCAAAACGGCGCTATATGGTGACGGCTACCAAGAGGGAAGCGGAAATCACCATTCAAAAAGCCATCGAAGAGGTGGTCCAGCTCAATCAAGATCACGCGCACAGTTTTGATCGTGAGCAACTGCTGCAAATGCTGGATGCAGCACTGCAGCGGGCGCGCCTCGAACAGAACTGAACGCATTTCGCAGGCAAAAAAACGCCCGCGTATAGCGGGCGTTCTTGTTGCGCTGTCGCCAGACTTATTTTCTGGCTTTGCGTTCTTTCGTCTCTTTGACAACCGCTTCCGCAACGTTCGCGGGACAGGCGGCGTAATGATCAAATTCCATAGAGAACTGACCGCGACCCGAGGTCATGGTCCGCAGGTGACCAATGTAGCCAAACATCTCTGCCAGCGGTGCCTGCGCCTTGACCCGAACGCCGGTGGGGCCAGTGTCCTGCGACTTGATCATGCCGCGACGACGATTGAGGTCGCCGATAACGTCGCCCACGTGCTCGTCCGGTGTAAAGACGTCAATCTTCATGATCGGCTCCAGAAGCTGTGGGCCGGCTTTCGGTATCGACTGACGGTAGGCAGCACGGGTAGCCAGTTCAAACGCCATGGCGGATGAGTCAACGGCGTGATACGAACCGTCCAGCAAGATGAAGCGAACATCCAGCATCGGGAAGCCGGCGAGGGTACCTTCGGACAGACAAGCACCGAATGCTTTCTCAATGGCGCTCCAGTACTCGCGTGGCACGTTACCGCCGGTGACCCTGGACTCGAACTCATAGCCAGCATTGGTTTCCGCCGGCTCAATCAGGTAATCGATCTTACCGAACTGGCCGGAGCCGCCTGTCTGCTTCTTATGGGTGTAGGAGTCCTCAACCGACTTGGTGATCGTTTCGCGATAGGCCACCTGCGGCTTGCCAACTTCAACTTCGACGTGATGCGTACGACGCAGAATATCGACCTTGATGTCGAGGTGCAGTTCGCCCATGCCCATCATGATGGTTTCGCCGGAGTCTTCGTCGGTCATGATGCGGAACGACGGGTCTTCCTGGACCATCTTGTTGAGCGCGACGCCCATTTTCTCGTTACCTGCTTTGTCTTTCGGCGCAATCGCGATTGAAATCACGGGATCCGGGAACACCATCGGCTCCAGCGTTGCTGGATTGTTTGGATCGGCAAGCGTGTGGCCCGTCTGGGTGTTCTTCATGCCGAGCAGGGCGATGATGTCACCGGCCTGTGCTGACTCGAGCTCTGTCCGTGAGTTAGCGTGCATCTCGACGATACGGCCGATGCGTTCGGTCTTGCCTGTGAAGGTGTTAAGTACCGTGTCGCCTTTCTTGATCTTGCCTGAATAGATGCGGGTGAAGGTCAGGGCGCCGTAACGGTCGTCCATGATCTTAAACGCGAGAGCACGCAACGGCTTGTTGACGTCCACGATGGCGTGGCCGCCGGTTTCGTTGCCTTCCAGGTCGATTTCCGGCTGAGGATCAACCTCGGTCGGGTTCGGCAGGTAATCAACAACTGCATTAAGAACGTTCTGTACACCTTTGTTTTTAAAGGAAGAACCGCAGTAGGTCGGGAAGAAGTCGAGGCCGATGGTGCCTTTGCGGATACAGCGCTTGAGATCCGCAACAGAAGGCTCCTCGCCTTCGAGATACTTCTCCAGCAACGCGTCGTCCTGTTCGAGGGCGGTTTCGATCAATTTCTCACGCCATTCATCAACCTGCGCCTGCATGTCCGCGGGCACGTCCTGCTCGGTGTACGCCGTGGGGTCACCCGAGTCATCCCAGATCCAGGCTTTGCGGGTCAGGAGGTCAACGACACCCTTGAAGTTTTCTTCGATACCGATCGGCAGGACCATAACCAGCGGATTGGCCGCAAGCACGTCTTTGACCTGCTGCACGACTCGCATGAAGTCCGCGCCGATGCGATCCAGCTTGTTGACGTAAATGATGCGCGCAACGCCGGCGTCGTTGGCATACCGCCAGTTGGTCTCGGACTGAGGCTCAACACCGCCCGATCCGCAGAATACGCCGATACCGCCGTCCAGTACTTTCAGTGAACGGTAGACCTCGATGGTGAAATCCACGTGTCCCGGCGTATCGATGACGTTCAGGCGATGACCATTCCACTCACAGCTCGTGGCAGCCGACTGAATCGTGATACCACGTTCCTGTTCCTGCTCCATGAAGTCGGTGGTTGCGGCGCCATCGTGCACCTCACCGGTTTTGTGGATCTTGCCGGTCAGTTTAAGGATGCGTTCCGTCGTGGTTGTTTTGCCGGCGTCGACGTGGGCGAAGATGCCGATGTTGCGGTAGATGTTGAGATCTCTCATGTCAGTACTTTTTTAGTCGTCA
The DNA window shown above is from Woeseia oceani and carries:
- the rarD gene encoding EamA family transporter RarD, with amino-acid sequence MSSSFAPVTETPEARARNGVIAALAAFSMWGFLPIYFKVTQHVPALEILAHRIVWAVPFGALIILLRRQWPEVRRAFGHRRTLALLIAASMFIAVNWLVYIWAVQQSQIFQASLGYYINPLMYVVIGVFLLGETLRRVQILAVILATIGVAVLTFSGGQFPLISIVLATSFTFYGVIRKKTEVGAMPGLFIETTLLLPLALGYVIYLATAGTAVFANSGVGDSWLLVLAGPLTVLPLLCFALAARRLTLSTVGFMQFLAPTLQFIVGVAYGERLSTAHLICFAFIWSAVLLFSLDAWRSSRVRVPVAQPG
- a CDS encoding calcium/sodium antiporter; the protein is MLDIVTLIAGLLLLVKSADWLVQGASDLATRYGISSLVVGLTIVSFGTSMPELLVTLISGLRHNPDLAIGNVIGSNIANVLLVLGVAAIIRPLPVKDSTVVSEIPFSVTAALLVGFLANAALFTDNPALTISRYDGGILLLFFALFLLYVYKMSRSPNSFATEIRAELSMTRATVYILLGVVGLYIGGQWVVDGALGIAKLLEVDDALIGLTVVAVGTSAPELVASAVAARRGETDIAVGNVVGSNIFNLLWILGFTSAIVELPFEVVNNADLLLVTGASVMLIVALVTGRQRTIQRPHGILFVALYGLYLAYVIMRD
- a CDS encoding M28 family metallopeptidase — encoded protein: MSTLIRWSSLLAFCLISACTPDNEQAAAPANADAGLNAITTDALQAHVEFLAADALRGRMTGTDEYLTAADYVAQEFETLGLTPGGEDNTWFQEVPLLTNRIDVESASVTLHQDSGDSGLKWKEDFLMAGDKVRDETFVRGEVVYVGYGIHAPEIGYSDYDGVDVEGKIIAVFSGAPATFGHNERAYYSSSRTKAREMVRRGAIGSISLQTRLSQKQYPWERLKMNAGRRPGMAWVNLSGEAADFNPELLGAATLSVDAATALFDSTPISFEQALDAAEQGQSRSTALGVEVSLSRKTNHEHTTSPNVIGLLPGSDPELKNQYVVYSAHLDHVGTGAAVDGDDIYNGAYDNAMGVSLMIEAARAFAAMEQPPKRSIMFIALTGEERGLLGSDYFAHYPTVPHSALTANVNLDMPLFLYPVADIIAFGAEHTTLGATIDTAIAAENFALTPDPIPEEVIFIRSDQYSFVRQGVPSVYLIPGFTSTDKDIDGEKAFRNHLATHYHQPSDDMSRPFDWPSVLRFARANVRIGLAVANDPAEPAWLPGDFFGEKFGRERMTSAAAE
- a CDS encoding DUF1993 domain-containing protein, with product MSISVYDQTIGVMSRMLLNLDAIIGKAEAYAEQDKIDPNVLLQARLYPTMLNLIAQVRIATDIGKGAAARLSGSEVPVWEDKEVTFADLHARIGQALDYFAGFKPEQFDGAEERAISLKIGGQALEFTGQSYVLGFVLPNFYFHVTTAYNILRHNGLDIGKRDFLGAR
- a CDS encoding glutathione S-transferase codes for the protein MVVLHHLENSRSQRILWLLEELRAAYELKTYRRDPETSLAPPELLAIHPLGKAPVITHEDQAIAESGAIIEYLLDQFDSAGILQPARSTAAYQQYRYWMHFAEGSFMPLMVMSLIFKRLENARMPFFAKPIARKLVGKVRQAYLQPNTKRALDFMESTLAANEWFGGREFSAADIQMSFPVEAAAVRAGLDDYPALQGFLDRIHARPAYRRALERGGELTLMR
- a CDS encoding SDR family oxidoreductase, whose protein sequence is MKLKHTITLLVWLLFSVSANAEPEAPQKAILVTGASSGIGLNITRRLAADGYFVYAGARKDQDLADLNEMHNVQAVRLDVTYPEHIDAAVASISDAGRGLYGVVNNAGVAVMGPLIETDVEELEWVFDVNVYGPYRVTKAFAPLLLESGGRVVNITSISGILSGAFLGHYSMSKHALEAYTDALANEMQPLGVSVSAIEPGNYNSNIGETIRNRLEDGKFDLEASLFKDRLQFLNGAVNDRSRYREPDAVSAAVAHALFATHPKRRYMVTATKREAEITIQKAIEEVVQLNQDHAHSFDREQLLQMLDAALQRARLEQN
- the fusA gene encoding elongation factor G yields the protein MRDLNIYRNIGIFAHVDAGKTTTTERILKLTGKIHKTGEVHDGAATTDFMEQEQERGITIQSAATSCEWNGHRLNVIDTPGHVDFTIEVYRSLKVLDGGIGVFCGSGGVEPQSETNWRYANDAGVARIIYVNKLDRIGADFMRVVQQVKDVLAANPLVMVLPIGIEENFKGVVDLLTRKAWIWDDSGDPTAYTEQDVPADMQAQVDEWREKLIETALEQDDALLEKYLEGEEPSVADLKRCIRKGTIGLDFFPTYCGSSFKNKGVQNVLNAVVDYLPNPTEVDPQPEIDLEGNETGGHAIVDVNKPLRALAFKIMDDRYGALTFTRIYSGKIKKGDTVLNTFTGKTERIGRIVEMHANSRTELESAQAGDIIALLGMKNTQTGHTLADPNNPATLEPMVFPDPVISIAIAPKDKAGNEKMGVALNKMVQEDPSFRIMTDEDSGETIMMGMGELHLDIKVDILRRTHHVEVEVGKPQVAYRETITKSVEDSYTHKKQTGGSGQFGKIDYLIEPAETNAGYEFESRVTGGNVPREYWSAIEKAFGACLSEGTLAGFPMLDVRFILLDGSYHAVDSSAMAFELATRAAYRQSIPKAGPQLLEPIMKIDVFTPDEHVGDVIGDLNRRRGMIKSQDTGPTGVRVKAQAPLAEMFGYIGHLRTMTSGRGQFSMEFDHYAACPANVAEAVVKETKERKARK